The DNA window GTTAAGGACGCTTGAAGGTTCTGTTGATCCGTCAGATCCTCCAGGTATGCGTATGCATTGGAGCTATGGAGTATCTGAGATTTCGTACCAAACACCTCGTCAAAGTGATGCACAACAAAATTGGATACCTCATCAAGGTTGCATGGCCGATTCAATTCCTGAACGATCGAGGTGACTCCCCGGTCTGAAATCCCGCACGGTGTGATTCGGCTGAAGTAGTTCAGGTCGGGGTGCACATTCAATGCCAGACCGTGTGTAGTAACCCACCGGCTGGCATGGATGCCAAAGGCACAGATTTTCCTCTCAAATCCCTCGGTACCGACCCAGACACCCGTTCGTCCTGATACACGGAATCCGACCAGATTATATTCGCTAAGCGTACGAAGTACAACCTCTTCGAGGTTACGCATAAAGCGGTGCAAGTCACGATAAAACCTGTCTAGATCCAATAAGAAGTATACCACGAGTTGGCCGGGACCGTGGTAGGTGACATCTCCTCCACGATCAATATATACGACCTCAGCATCACCCGGCGCAAGTAGATGCCGGTCGTCTCCACTCTTTCCCATTGTGAAAACCGGTGGGTGCTCCAGCAGGAGAACCACATGGGGTAAGTGCGTGTGATTCTTTTTTGCTTGAATGAGACGCTCTTTAACGGCCTCTTGAAGTGCCCATGTTGGCCGGTAAGCGACACGCCCCAGATAGCATGCTATAGATAATTCGGATTGCAACTGTTTAATGGGAAAAGTTTACACGCAAATTGAAGCCACCATTGATGGTGGTGTAGGGGAGTCTTCGACTGTCGCCAATAAAGTCTTCGTACTGCACAAAGACATCTGCGGAAACAACATTACTGAACTGGTAGGCGATTTTTGGCTGTGCCTGAATCCTTGACGTACTTGTCAGGACGTCGACATAAGGCTCTTCAAGAACGTCGGATACATTAAATTCCGGATCAACGGCTGCGACCTCCATAGCCCGACGGATGTAGAAACTTCGATCATCGTTGGCAATGCGGGACAATGAGAGCGAGAAGTTAATGCGGTTATTGAGTGTCCGGCGAATGAATGGGAGCCGCAGACCCGACTTGGCCCAGGATGCTGTAAGCGAAATCTCGTTACTTCGGTTTTCATTTACGACATTATTGGTTGTACTCAGGGAATAAGAATTGGTCTTATTCCATGCGATGCTAGTCTGAATATTTCCTCGGAACGATAGATCTACCGCGATTAATGGCTGAAACCGTTCATTGATTCGCACTGCATCCACTTCTTCTTGTGGAATAGTAAAGGCGATCAAAGGCCCCTCTCCCAGATAAAAATTATCAGGTTGTCCACCACGAAGATTTGATCTGAAATCAGCTGAAAAGCTACTGGCGTAGCTGTGGCGCAGGGTAGCATTCTGGAAAATTCTTCGAATCAGCGGCCATTTGGCAATTCCCGAGTAACTGAGACTCCAACCCGGCAGTGGAAAGGGCATATTTCCCGTAGACCCAAACACAAGATAACTTGACTGGAAATCCCGATAAACCAGACGGTTGGTCAGGACCGTTGATTCCAGTGTGTCAGGCAAGGGGCCGTCCGAAGAACATGCCGCCCCACAATCCGAGCGGTATTGATTCAGTTGCGATTGAAATAAATCCTGATAGGAGGCCGTAAAACTCCAGGCGGAAACCGTAACATCACTGGTCCGTGTAGTGTCCGCTCCCGGTTGTCCGTTATCCAGAATCCGGTACGTAAGGTTTTCGCGACGGGTCTCTTCCATCCTCCAGTTCAAGGTAATCCGCATTTGTGAGGACAGATTCAGGGATACTCGACCGGCCCACCGGTCTGCATCATTGAGTGCGTCGGTTACCTGAAATCGCTCGTCAATGACGCGTCCCTGCTCGGGTGTAATGGTTCGGTCAAGTCCCAAGCGATACCGCAGTGATGGCCCCTGGTCATTGAATACGGCGTCATACAAACTGTAATGAACCTGTACGTCACCAAGCTCGTCCAGAACCCCAACATTATTGGCTGAGGTATTGCGTGTGCCATTATACGTTAAGGATAGATCCTGAATACCTGTAAGCGCGAGCAGTAGTCGGCGTGTAAGTGCTTTGGGAGTTAAACTCTGCGGGAATCTGATCCTGGAAGTGCGGGTTGGGTTCTCTGTCTGCAACTCAGCAGGATCAGGGATAGGTTGATTGACGGGAGGATCTGCAATAGGAACCTCTTCCTCGTCCTGTTCTGTAATGGGAACCTCTTCCTCGCCCTGCTCTGCAATTGGAACTCCTTCCTCTTCCTGCTCTGCTTCACGCTCCTGCTCCTGTCGCCTCTCTTCCCGACGTCTCTCCAGTTCCCGACGCCTTTCTTCTCGACGCCTTGCCCGTTCCTGTTCTCTTATCTGGCGCTGAGCTTGAGCCTCAGATGCAGCGGCACGCTGCGCCTCCTCAAGTCGCTGATAGAATCCAAGCTTCCGAATGAGGTCTTGCGGGCGCAAGGTGAGTCCACCACGAATCGTGGTGGTGAGTCTGGTTCGGGCGCCTGTATTACTGCCTACAGACCCATTTGACCAATCAAAGTTTGTTGAGTACCCGATATCCTGAATCTGTATCCAGGACAATGCCCGATAGCGTTGAAGGCGAGGTCTGAAAGTGGCATTGAATCGGGATGAGTAGCTCTCAGGACGAATATTGGGTGCACCGGGCACACTGCCTCCAAGTGCCTGCCGGAACACCTGGCCGAATTTCCGGGGCTGAAGGTGGGTAAGCTCAAAAGCACTCACTCCTACCTGCGAATCGTCAATCACCCCTTCCTGAATCAGCGAGGCCAGGTTCGTATCGTCCAGTTGTGATTCAGCCCCGGTCGAATCAATTAAAATGACGGAATAAAGCGTATCAACTCCGATCGCATTCAAGCTTTGATCTGTGCTTGACTGTATCCCCAGATCGAGGAAGCTGAACGGACTGTATTGAAAACTAAAGTCTCGGGAATGCGAGAATTGGTGTTGAGCGCGAACCGGAAATTGTACATCCAGGGGCAAGTCGGAACTGCGTTGACGAGATGGGTCCGCGCGCTGCTTCGAGGACGAAAGTGCTCGGTTTGCACTCAGGCTGTAATCTAGTGAAGAGGGGAGGTAATTGAGACCGATATTACTCAATAATCCCAAGACAGGGACTCCCTCCAGCCAGGAAAATAATCGCAGGACTCTCGGGTTTCTGATCTGCAGACGGTAGCCGAATGATGTACTCCAGCGCCAGGAATTTCGAAAGGATTGTGTCGGTGTCCGGGTTTTTGTATCGGAGTAGGAATAACTGAAAGACAGGCCATCGAGCGTATTTCGCACTAGGCGGGAGCGTGCCCCACTCTTACTAACCCGTGTGGTGTATGAGGTAGTCTTGGAAAAGGTTTGCGCTTCTTCGCGAATCTGCTGTTGCCGGATCGCAATTTCTGAGCTGGTCAAGGTAGAGTCAGCTGCAATTGCATCTTGGAGGCTCGTGACACGTATGTCCCCCCGGTTCGGGTCAAATCGTGGAAGTCTGGAGTTCTCTTTCATCTCCATACTGACAGGTAATGTCCATCCGTACCGTTCCGGGATAAACTTGTCAACGCTCAGCTGGGAGTTGACGGTCCAGTTCTGGATATTGAGTTGTTCCCGATCAGCTAGAGTACTGGAGAGCGCACCAAAACCATCCGATTGTGCTCGTAGAGATACCTTAACGCGTGCCAGATCTGCCAATTTGATGTCCGCTGTACCATAAGCTGCATACCCTACTTCCTGATCGTATCCAGACACACGTAGTTCATTGACCCACACATTTGCCTCATTCAACACCTCCTCTTGCTCCGACACGTTTCGAATACCAATTACGATCGTAGTAATTCGATCAAGGCTCGGTGTCCCGCGGACTCCAATTCGTGTGCCTGGAGGAGCAAACTCCGCAATGGTTGATTGAAAGTTTGCATTTATGTCACTCCAGAACACTTCGTTGGGATCATATCCGTCCCCAGATTCATCCACGTATGTGTCACGCAGAAACTTCATTTGGTTCAGAGAGCTCAGCAAGATATTCACGGAATTGAGATCAATGAATGCCTCCCCGTCCGGATCGGGGTTTGGCTGATTCGTACGCCATAGAAAATCGGATCTTTGCTCCGAATCGGCGGGGAGTTCACTGAGTGGGCTGGCGGTCAGGGACTGTTCATATTCATAATAGTCGGAGTCTTCATTGCCCCCAAGTCGGATAAAAAATTTCAGGGCTCCCCGGTCTTCTGCTTCAAGAGGCCGGTTATTAATCTCGCCATCCAGGTGTACAAACATGCGCAGGTTCTTGTATCGGAGTAGGTCCTGTGCCGAGGTGTAGGTGTGGAAGACTGCCAATTGTCGATTTGGCAGAAGATTGCTTGCACGAATAACCATTGCTTGCTCTCTGGCATCTCGAATCGTATTCGACTGCGCTTCACGTACACGATTCCTGACCGCCCCCTTTGGGATTTCGTAACTGGGGCTTTCTTCATTATTCACGCTTTCGATACTGATGCGTGCCCCCGTAATCGGATCCTCAGGAGGAATCATCTCTCCATCTGCGTCCGTTGCATTGACCACCTCACTTGCTCTCCACTGGCTGCCAACCAGTTCGAGGGTCGCAAAGCGTATGGTGATGGGGGAGGTATGTCCGGTTGTCCAGATGCGGATGGATTCCATAAGTGTGAAGTCTTGAATATCCCCTACACGGCGGGTAAAATTCTTGACGGGAATCCGAATCAGGAACCATCCAGTCCCCGCGCCACCGGAAGACTTAATCTCGTTGATCACATAATCGTCCGTGTTCTCGGGTTGGGCCAGATTATCCAGGATCCCGAGATTGAGTGGCACTTCGTACTGGAAGTAGCTGTTTTCCGTATCAGAAGCAGAATTCAGATTAATATCTTCTGTGTCCGGTATGCGTGAATTCCCGTTGTCTTCTCCCGAAGGTCCCAGCTTACTATGGGCATCAAAGGAATTCAATTCGTGTCCAGGAAAAAATCGAGTGAAGCGTTCCTGAATCGTTGCGCCACCGGGAAAGAACCGATTATTGCCAAAAAAACTGTTGTTCAGGAAATAATAATAGTCGTCGGCAGAAGGATCCAGGAGTGCCTTTGCTTTTTCTCGGGCGAGTATTTCAGGATATCGGACACTGACGGTATTCTCTAGAGATTCGAGGAATTCCGCGAACACAAACTGTTCTGTTCCGGCTCCCCCTTCGTGCTCGAACTTGTTATCGGGGAATGAGGGGAGGCCGTCCAGCCCGAGATCCTCGGTGATACGTTCATTTGCATCAATCGGGTTGATTTTTTGATTCTGTTGTCCAGTAGACAACCTCGCCAATGATCCAACAATTCCGACTTCTGACAGCGAAAGGCCATCTTCTGTGTTGAGTTTATTATCCGGGATCACATCTTCACTGATACGGCCCATATCAACGATCAGCTTTGCCTGAGGATCGGTCTGTCCCGATTCAGGGTATACCCGCATTACAAACTCGACAAATTCAATATTTTTTGAGGTGAAGTCGGTGTTTCCTTCGGTCAGGCGCTGTGTCATCCCTCCCCATGCTTCGCGTGGATTGTCCAGAAAGCGTCCAAGGTCACGGTTATAGTTGTAGGGGCCGCGCCCATGTGGGGTAAAATAGAGGTCAAGTGTGGGCAGGATTCGTTCGCTCTGAAGTATTTCTCGATTCGGGAATACCTGTTGCGGAGTCACGAGATCTACAGCAGGAGTGATATCACCGCTAAACTTCTCCAGAGATGAGGCATTCAGTGTGTACCAGCCCAAAACTGCACGGCCATCATTGCTCAGATCGATTTCGGTTCCTCCCATCTCTTCCTGAACACCAATGACGGGGGCGCTGCTGAGCAGCCATGCCCCCTGACGAGCGAGCGAGATCAGGTTTTCAAACCCCTCAAAATCGTCCACGTAGGAAATTCCCTGAGTTTCGTCGGAGTAAAAATCTCGACCATCCTTTCGGAGCTCTCGCCTTTGGTCCTTGAAAGCATTCGTGAGTACATGACTGGGACGTAACTGGGCAAATTCTCCAACGACAGCGATGGAGCTGGGCTCCTTCGTTTGAACGAGCGGAAGCCAGTCAATTGCCCGTGTGAGCCACTGAGGGGTCAGTTGAAGACGGGAATCCAACCCCCAAATCATGTTGGAGATTGGCTCATCTCCAACGCGAAACTTATCGGTGAGTGATTTTTGACTCAGCCGCATGATGGTTCCACCCACAGAAATCTCGTCTCTCGGAAGATATTCGAGCCGGGCTCCAAGAAGCGTTTTCTGCTGAAGATTGATAAATGCGTTTTCTTCGTAATCGATCGCAATGTCTCGGCCAGCGACCAGGTAGGAGGTGTTTATAATGGTCACCGTTCCACCCAGATAGTCCACGATATAGTCTATTCCTTCCGTAAGCACGGTGCCACCTGAGGTGACTCGTACAGATCCTTCAACGAGGCCGGAATAGGCCTTGAGGTCATAGAAGGAGGGAATCCCCCCTCTGTGGGATCCTTCAATCAGGTAGACATTTTTTGCTGTATTTCGAGTGGCGTTCAGGCGCTTTTGCGTATACAGTTCTTTGAATACATAAAGCTCTTTTGCCTCAGCTTTTTCTTCATCATTCAGCCCACTGGCATCAATCAGGGTCTCGATCCTCTGGCCGAATGGCTCCAGGTAGGGAAAAATCAATAATCCATCTCCGGGAATGATGGTGTAGTTTGGTAGAAAGTCAAATAAGTTATCTGGTTTTTGAGCACCATCTTCATTGAGCCGGTCAAGACCGAGAACTTGGATAAGTGTCTGTTGTCCGGTGATCCCCGGGATCGTTTGGGTGGCAGCTTGTCCAGGCGGCTCGAAGCTGATATCCAGAGTAAAATCGGTGGGTAGCAGGCCTCGAGTAAGCTCATAGATATTCCGCATTTCCAGGTGCCAGGCTGCTGGATTGAGCTCATTCGCTTCCCCCAGGTTTGCGGGTTGTTGGAGGTTCACCGGTTTCAGTAGCTTCAGTACAAGGCGATCTCCAATCTGGCTATTGTCGCCACCGCCGGTCTGGCTGGAAAAGTCGCCAACCTGAATCTCTGATCCGCCCGCGAGGTAGCGGAAGGATACGGCCAGTGCTTCGCTCTCCTGAATACTTTGTCGTAGGCTAATGAATCCTAGGCCTTCGTCCAGATCATAGTCACGACCGAGTTCAAGTTTTTTGAATTGTCCGATCTGGTAGTCAACGGTGGTCAGAGGTTGCTGCATGGCAGCACTCTCAAGGTAGTCCTGCGGTACGGCTTCGCCTGCACGTAATTGATTCTGTAATTCCGCTGCGTCGTACTGGTCCAGGTTGCTGTTTGGGTGACGTTCCTGGGTATAGCGATTTGCATCGCGAATGATTGCTTCCGGCTCACCCAGGTCCACGACAGCGACGACCTGCCGAACGTTCTGCTCTTCTGGGGAAACCGGGGTCAATTTCCAGACTTCAATATCCGTAATGTGTGAAAAAACAGCATCCAGGATAATGTTGGGAGGATCACTTAGCGCCTCATTCCAGCGGTTACGGAAGTAGTAACTGAGAAAATAGTACTTCCGTTGACTGTAATCTGTGGGTCGGCGGCTAAAGCTGGATGTCTCAGCACCACCATCGAGAGAGAGCGAATTTGATTGCCCCTTCTGCTGGCTGGCGACGGTCGTGAGGCGCAGTGCTCCGAGCTGGAATTCAGATTTGATTCCAAACAGGCTTTGTCCACCCCGAATGAGGCTGGAGGGGGTTTGCAAGAAGACATTCCCGGCCTCGATACTTTGGATGATTTCATCTTCGTATCCGGTGTAGATCAGTTCCAGCTGGTTCTGAAAATCGAAATCGCGGTTGGTGTCCCAGTCGACATTGACTTTCATTTTGTCCCCAATCGTTCCGGTAACCCCCAATCGCAGGTCCATCCGAAACTCTGGTGTTAGTTGTGACCCTCGTCCAATGATTGCCTGTTGTGCAGTTTTCTCGTAGATGAATGCGGGCCGAATATCCGCACTTCCATTGACGCGGAGGTCCACTTCATTTTTACCAAAAATGGTGGTAAAACCACTTTGGCGGCCTCCCGGCACAGAGATTGACAGGCCAAGTCCCCGACGCTGTCGTTCTTGTAGATCTCTCCGGCGCTGAAGGAGGGTGTGCCAGTTGCGGTCAAGATTTTGGGAGAACCTCTCGGCCTGGTATTGTTCGCGACTAACCCGGAGGGAATGTCGGACATCTTCTCCAGCTACACGCTCTGTGATCGTATAGAATGAACCTGTACTGTCCAACTCAACATCATGTCTCCAACCAGAAAACAGTCTCGCCCCCAGGGATCGTCGCTCTGTTGGTAGTATCACGGCCGTGCGCCTGGGTAGCACCAGGTTGGCAAAATATCGTTTTGCGCGTTCGTTTGTATCTGGTGGTGGTGCAAGTGAATCAATCCGAACGAGAAGAAGACTGTCCAGCCCTAGATCCAGGACCATTTCCCGCACAGAGTCGCGACCCAGACGGGAGAGAAGTGCTCGGAGGGAATCAACCTGGTGCAGCGTTACGCTGTCTGTGTCCGCGACTGCGATATCCCCCCACAGGCTACCTCGAGAATGATCTCCCTGGGCAGCGGCATGCGCCAAAAGCATCCAAACCAGCAGCGCTCCTGCGGAGTATACCACCAGTTGGCGTACTGCAAAAAGTCGTCTGTTCAGGTGCATTTATCCTGTTGACGAGCCTATACTTGTCCCGTAATAATGTAGTCCGTGCCTCTTGTGCTCGTATCAGTAAATGCAGATATGCAGGTCCTTTTTTTGTAGGTTGGAGAGATATAATTATTATTCATTGCAACGCGAGGGGAGTAGCCATGTTCAGATCCATACTTTTTCTGGGGACAATCCTCCTGACAGGCTTGGTCATCGGCTGTTCGGCTACACAGGAAAGTGATATCCAAAATCTGCTGCAAATGCAGCAGGACGCATGGAATGCCGGAGATATTGAAACGTTTATGCAGGGATACCTTAACAGTGACAGCCTTCGCTTTGTTGGGTCAGGGGGAGAAGTTCGGGGTTGGCAATCCACGTTGGATAGATACCACCGGGCGTACCCTGATCGGGAAGCAATGGGGACACTGTCGTTTGATCTCCGGGAAATTCGTATGCTTGGTCGTAGGCATGCAATGATTTTTGGTGCTTACACATTAGAACGGGATAATGATCAACCCACAGGGCTATTTACATTAATCGCTGAATATACTGAAGATGGCTGGCGTATCATCCATGATCACACATCTGCAGATCCAATCGACTACCAGAATTTAGAATGACAGATCCCTGTTCGTATATGCAGGATAAGGTTGTAGTAGTAACAGGTGCGGGTGGCCGTTTAGGTCAGCGCTTGGTTGCACAGTTTACAGAAGTCGGTGCACATGTGGTTGCGATTGGCAATGAAGGGACCGAAGATCTAATCCTGGATCTGGCGAACGAGGACGAGGTCGTGGATGCGTTTGAGCGGATTCAGCGTGAGTGCAAGCGTATGGATGTCCTTGTCCATGCAGTTGGAACATGGAGTGAATGGCCACTTCTGGATACGAAGTTGGAAGATTGGGAGCGCATGATGCAGATCAATTTGACCACCGGCTTTTTGTGCTTCCGCGAAGCAGCCCGGCATATGGTCAAGGATGGAGGGACGATTATAGGAATCTGTGCTCGGTCCGGTCTTGAAGCTGCTGTCGCCCGGGGAGGAGCCTACGCAGCAAGTAAGGCAGGTCTGCTACGCCTTGTGGAAGCAGTTGCAGCAGAGCACCCAACACTGAACACGTATGCTCTGGCCCCGTCCGTGATTCTCTATAAGGACGCTTCTGGCCCAGGAGTCCATGCGGATGATCTAGTCCAGTTGGCCATTCAGTTATGTTCCGAGCCTGCAAGTGCGCTTCGTGGAACCGCACTGCAGGCATACGGCATGCATTCGTCATGATCCAATGACCGAGGCTAATCAGGAATCCAGGGGATCGTTTGTTCAAACACTGATCCGTGTGTTTACCGCACAGGCGGTGGTGATGCTGTTTCTGTGGCTTTTGCACTCGTTGTACAACTAGTCGATGCACCTGGTTAACTGGCTCATTGTTGTAGCCTATCTTGCGTATGTCTTGTGGGACGGCTTACGTCGTTCCAGGGATACGGATCGTCTCAGGGGATATTTTTTGGCAAACCAAAGTCTGCCCTGGTGGGCGGTTGGTCTTTCGGTCATGGCCACCCAACTCTCTGCCGTGACGATGATTGGCACGACAGGGCAGGGAGCAACGGACGGGATCCGCTTTATCCAGTTTTATTTTGGTTTGCCTCTGGCCATGGTGATTCTGGGGGTCACGCTCGTTCCATTTTTGCATCGTAGCGGCGTTTATACTGCGTACGAGTATTTGGAGCGGCGATTTGGGGCGGGAACCCGGTCACTCACCAGTTTTCTGTTTCTGATGTCGCGCGGCATGAGTTGCGGAACCATACTCGCGGCGCCGGCTGTGGTGATGGCTGCAATATTTGGCTGGGATCTCACGCTAAGCGTTGCCGTGATCGGAATCCCGACCGTCCTCTACACTATGGTTGGTGGTATTCAGGCGGTCGCATGGGCCGACGTCAAGCAAATGATTCTGATCGTGCTCTCGTTGGCGGTTGTAGTAGTTGTACTTCTGGTAAAGATGCCAGTGAATCCCCATGATGCACTTCAGATTGCAGGTGCGACAGGTCGGCTACAGGTATTTGATTTTTCGTTTACTCTCACCGAGACCTATACATTCTGGTCTGGTCTTTTAGGGGGGACGTTTCTGATGCTCTCCTATTTTGGAACCGATCAGAGTCAGGTACAGCGATATTTAGCGGCCCGCTCGGTTACGGAGGCTCGTCGATCTCTGCTGATGAGCGCCTACTGGAAGATTCCGCTTCAATCACTTGTACTACTCATCGGGGTTCTGGTATTTGTGTTCTATCTCTTTCAGGCGCCACCACTTCTTTATAATCCTGCCCATGAGGAGTCCGTGCGCAGCTATGCCCCAGAGGCGTATGCCGAATTGGAAACACGCTACAGTGCCGAGTTCACGGCACGGACGGAAGCTGCTGAGGCAGTTGCGGCAGGTTTGCCGGGAGCCTCCGAGCGGCTGGAAGCGCATGAAGCTGCCGTGGGCAGTCTTAGAAGTGATGCACTGGAACTTGCGCGTGAGGCGACGGGGGATGAGTCAGTTAGAGATGTGAACTACATCATGCCCCGGTTTGCACTGGATGTTCTTCCCTTGGGGTTGACAGGACTCTTTATTGCTGCAATCATGGCCGCTGCGATGTCGAGCATTTCTTCGGAGCTCAATTCGCTGTCAACAACAACGGTCATTGACTTCTATCGGAGATGGATTCGTCCAAATGCTCCAGAGACGCACATGCTATGGGTGAGCAAACTTGCTACCGGTTTTTGGGGGCTGTTTGCATGCTTTGTCGCTACATTCGCAGCGACGCTGGGGTCTTTGATTGAGGTCGTCAATCGGTTTGGATCATTCTTTTATGGCTCCATCTTGGGTGTTTTTATTCTGGCAATGATTCCGAAAGGGCGAGGAGTTGGAGCTTTTTATGGTCTGGTTGCGGGGATGAGTGCGGTTGCAGCAGTCAATTTTCTGGCCCCTGAAATATCATTTTTATGGCACAATGTGGTCGGGGCACTGACGGTCGTTT is part of the Rhodothermaceae bacterium genome and encodes:
- a CDS encoding SDR family oxidoreductase translates to MTDPCSYMQDKVVVVTGAGGRLGQRLVAQFTEVGAHVVAIGNEGTEDLILDLANEDEVVDAFERIQRECKRMDVLVHAVGTWSEWPLLDTKLEDWERMMQINLTTGFLCFREAARHMVKDGGTIIGICARSGLEAAVARGGAYAASKAGLLRLVEAVAAEHPTLNTYALAPSVILYKDASGPGVHADDLVQLAIQLCSEPASALRGTALQAYGMHSS
- the sprA gene encoding cell surface protein SprA — protein: MHLNRRLFAVRQLVVYSAGALLVWMLLAHAAAQGDHSRGSLWGDIAVADTDSVTLHQVDSLRALLSRLGRDSVREMVLDLGLDSLLLVRIDSLAPPPDTNERAKRYFANLVLPRRTAVILPTERRSLGARLFSGWRHDVELDSTGSFYTITERVAGEDVRHSLRVSREQYQAERFSQNLDRNWHTLLQRRRDLQERQRRGLGLSISVPGGRQSGFTTIFGKNEVDLRVNGSADIRPAFIYEKTAQQAIIGRGSQLTPEFRMDLRLGVTGTIGDKMKVNVDWDTNRDFDFQNQLELIYTGYEDEIIQSIEAGNVFLQTPSSLIRGGQSLFGIKSEFQLGALRLTTVASQQKGQSNSLSLDGGAETSSFSRRPTDYSQRKYYFLSYYFRNRWNEALSDPPNIILDAVFSHITDIEVWKLTPVSPEEQNVRQVVAVVDLGEPEAIIRDANRYTQERHPNSNLDQYDAAELQNQLRAGEAVPQDYLESAAMQQPLTTVDYQIGQFKKLELGRDYDLDEGLGFISLRQSIQESEALAVSFRYLAGGSEIQVGDFSSQTGGGDNSQIGDRLVLKLLKPVNLQQPANLGEANELNPAAWHLEMRNIYELTRGLLPTDFTLDISFEPPGQAATQTIPGITGQQTLIQVLGLDRLNEDGAQKPDNLFDFLPNYTIIPGDGLLIFPYLEPFGQRIETLIDASGLNDEEKAEAKELYVFKELYTQKRLNATRNTAKNVYLIEGSHRGGIPSFYDLKAYSGLVEGSVRVTSGGTVLTEGIDYIVDYLGGTVTIINTSYLVAGRDIAIDYEENAFINLQQKTLLGARLEYLPRDEISVGGTIMRLSQKSLTDKFRVGDEPISNMIWGLDSRLQLTPQWLTRAIDWLPLVQTKEPSSIAVVGEFAQLRPSHVLTNAFKDQRRELRKDGRDFYSDETQGISYVDDFEGFENLISLARQGAWLLSSAPVIGVQEEMGGTEIDLSNDGRAVLGWYTLNASSLEKFSGDITPAVDLVTPQQVFPNREILQSERILPTLDLYFTPHGRGPYNYNRDLGRFLDNPREAWGGMTQRLTEGNTDFTSKNIEFVEFVMRVYPESGQTDPQAKLIVDMGRISEDVIPDNKLNTEDGLSLSEVGIVGSLARLSTGQQNQKINPIDANERITEDLGLDGLPSFPDNKFEHEGGAGTEQFVFAEFLESLENTVSVRYPEILAREKAKALLDPSADDYYYFLNNSFFGNNRFFPGGATIQERFTRFFPGHELNSFDAHSKLGPSGEDNGNSRIPDTEDINLNSASDTENSYFQYEVPLNLGILDNLAQPENTDDYVINEIKSSGGAGTGWFLIRIPVKNFTRRVGDIQDFTLMESIRIWTTGHTSPITIRFATLELVGSQWRASEVVNATDADGEMIPPEDPITGARISIESVNNEESPSYEIPKGAVRNRVREAQSNTIRDAREQAMVIRASNLLPNRQLAVFHTYTSAQDLLRYKNLRMFVHLDGEINNRPLEAEDRGALKFFIRLGGNEDSDYYEYEQSLTASPLSELPADSEQRSDFLWRTNQPNPDPDGEAFIDLNSVNILLSSLNQMKFLRDTYVDESGDGYDPNEVFWSDINANFQSTIAEFAPPGTRIGVRGTPSLDRITTIVIGIRNVSEQEEVLNEANVWVNELRVSGYDQEVGYAAYGTADIKLADLARVKVSLRAQSDGFGALSSTLADREQLNIQNWTVNSQLSVDKFIPERYGWTLPVSMEMKENSRLPRFDPNRGDIRVTSLQDAIAADSTLTSSEIAIRQQQIREEAQTFSKTTSYTTRVSKSGARSRLVRNTLDGLSFSYSYSDTKTRTPTQSFRNSWRWSTSFGYRLQIRNPRVLRLFSWLEGVPVLGLLSNIGLNYLPSSLDYSLSANRALSSSKQRADPSRQRSSDLPLDVQFPVRAQHQFSHSRDFSFQYSPFSFLDLGIQSSTDQSLNAIGVDTLYSVILIDSTGAESQLDDTNLASLIQEGVIDDSQVGVSAFELTHLQPRKFGQVFRQALGGSVPGAPNIRPESYSSRFNATFRPRLQRYRALSWIQIQDIGYSTNFDWSNGSVGSNTGARTRLTTTIRGGLTLRPQDLIRKLGFYQRLEEAQRAAASEAQAQRQIREQERARRREERRRELERRREERRQEQEREAEQEEEGVPIAEQGEEEVPITEQDEEEVPIADPPVNQPIPDPAELQTENPTRTSRIRFPQSLTPKALTRRLLLALTGIQDLSLTYNGTRNTSANNVGVLDELGDVQVHYSLYDAVFNDQGPSLRYRLGLDRTITPEQGRVIDERFQVTDALNDADRWAGRVSLNLSSQMRITLNWRMEETRRENLTYRILDNGQPGADTTRTSDVTVSAWSFTASYQDLFQSQLNQYRSDCGAACSSDGPLPDTLESTVLTNRLVYRDFQSSYLVFGSTGNMPFPLPGWSLSYSGIAKWPLIRRIFQNATLRHSYASSFSADFRSNLRGGQPDNFYLGEGPLIAFTIPQEEVDAVRINERFQPLIAVDLSFRGNIQTSIAWNKTNSYSLSTTNNVVNENRSNEISLTASWAKSGLRLPFIRRTLNNRINFSLSLSRIANDDRSFYIRRAMEVAAVDPEFNVSDVLEEPYVDVLTSTSRIQAQPKIAYQFSNVVSADVFVQYEDFIGDSRRLPYTTINGGFNLRVNFSH
- a CDS encoding nuclear transport factor 2 family protein, which codes for MNLYCPTQHHVSNQKTVSPPGIVALLVVSRPCAWVAPGWQNIVLRVRLYLVVVQVNQSEREEDCPALDPGPFPAQSRDPDGREVLGGNQPGAALRCLCPRLRYPPTGYLENDLPGQRHAPKASKPAALLRSIPPVGVLQKVVCSGAFILLTSLYLSRNNVVRASCARISKCRYAGPFFVGWRDIIIIHCNARGVAMFRSILFLGTILLTGLVIGCSATQESDIQNLLQMQQDAWNAGDIETFMQGYLNSDSLRFVGSGGEVRGWQSTLDRYHRAYPDREAMGTLSFDLREIRMLGRRHAMIFGAYTLERDNDQPTGLFTLIAEYTEDGWRIIHDHTSADPIDYQNLE
- the lipB gene encoding lipoyl(octanoyl) transferase LipB, encoding MQSELSIACYLGRVAYRPTWALQEAVKERLIQAKKNHTHLPHVVLLLEHPPVFTMGKSGDDRHLLAPGDAEVVYIDRGGDVTYHGPGQLVVYFLLDLDRFYRDLHRFMRNLEEVVLRTLSEYNLVGFRVSGRTGVWVGTEGFERKICAFGIHASRWVTTHGLALNVHPDLNYFSRITPCGISDRGVTSIVQELNRPCNLDEVSNFVVHHFDEVFGTKSQILHSSNAYAYLEDLTDQQNLQASLTASKKAGDPIGE
- a CDS encoding sodium:solute symporter, whose amino-acid sequence is MHLVNWLIVVAYLAYVLWDGLRRSRDTDRLRGYFLANQSLPWWAVGLSVMATQLSAVTMIGTTGQGATDGIRFIQFYFGLPLAMVILGVTLVPFLHRSGVYTAYEYLERRFGAGTRSLTSFLFLMSRGMSCGTILAAPAVVMAAIFGWDLTLSVAVIGIPTVLYTMVGGIQAVAWADVKQMILIVLSLAVVVVVLLVKMPVNPHDALQIAGATGRLQVFDFSFTLTETYTFWSGLLGGTFLMLSYFGTDQSQVQRYLAARSVTEARRSLLMSAYWKIPLQSLVLLIGVLVFVFYLFQAPPLLYNPAHEESVRSYAPEAYAELETRYSAEFTARTEAAEAVAAGLPGASERLEAHEAAVGSLRSDALELAREATGDESVRDVNYIMPRFALDVLPLGLTGLFIAAIMAAAMSSISSELNSLSTTTVIDFYRRWIRPNAPETHMLWVSKLATGFWGLFACFVATFAATLGSLIEVVNRFGSFFYGSILGVFILAMIPKGRGVGAFYGLVAGMSAVAAVNFLAPEISFLWHNVVGALTVVSVGLLLSWLRDSISSSNRSG